A single region of the Bdellovibrionota bacterium genome encodes:
- the modA gene encoding molybdate ABC transporter substrate-binding protein, whose translation AGRIVPGSRKAILSNRIVIIAHASSSWTMSAPQDLVKLPFQYLSLANPDAVPAGKYARQYLSGFQVKGKTLWEILSPKVAPTLDVRAALAVVAADPSIVGIVYRTDAVVSNKVKILFEIPEKDVPPIVYTAARIQRPDAPYSARMFYEFLFTKDAQRIFQEHGFAPLEAKVAAR comes from the coding sequence AGGCGGGGAGAATCGTGCCGGGCAGTCGTAAGGCGATTCTTTCGAACCGGATTGTCATCATCGCGCACGCTTCTTCTTCTTGGACGATGAGCGCTCCCCAAGATTTGGTGAAACTGCCGTTTCAGTATCTTTCGCTGGCCAATCCCGATGCCGTGCCGGCGGGAAAGTATGCCAGACAATATTTGAGCGGCTTTCAGGTGAAAGGGAAGACGCTCTGGGAAATCCTTTCTCCAAAAGTGGCTCCCACGCTGGATGTCCGGGCCGCTTTGGCCGTGGTGGCGGCGGATCCGTCGATTGTCGGAATCGTCTACCGGACCGACGCAGTGGTTTCGAACAAAGTGAAGATTCTTTTTGAAATTCCGGAGAAAGATGTACCGCCGATCGTGTACACCGCAGCGCGAATTCAGCGACCGGACGCGCCGTACAGCGCACGAATGTTCTACGAGTTTCTCTTCACCAAAGACGCCCAGAGGATCTTTCAAGAACATGGCTTCGCGCCGTTGGAGGCGAAGGTCGCGGCGCGATAA
- a CDS encoding type II toxin-antitoxin system RelE/ParE family toxin: MPYEEVDGFQPFSDWLDSISDVNTRGRIDARIRKMEQGGLGDHWHLGEGVYEARFDFGPGWRVYFGFDRERIILLHGGTKKRQQGIIDKAKLFWTNYRQLKGVQRGKEKT, translated from the coding sequence GTGCCGTACGAGGAAGTAGACGGCTTCCAGCCTTTTTCCGACTGGCTGGATTCGATATCTGATGTGAATACCAGAGGACGAATTGACGCACGGATTCGGAAAATGGAACAGGGGGGATTGGGCGATCATTGGCATCTGGGAGAGGGAGTGTATGAAGCAAGGTTCGATTTTGGACCGGGTTGGCGTGTCTATTTCGGGTTCGATCGGGAAAGAATCATACTTCTTCATGGCGGGACAAAGAAGAGGCAGCAAGGGATTATTGATAAAGCAAAATTATTTTGGACTAATTACAGGCAACTAAAGGGGGTACAGCGTGGAAAAGAAAAAACATAG
- a CDS encoding molybdenum ABC transporter permease, translating to MTESTASAILLTLRVASVATLIVFVPGMLLAYYFARRNSPFSRILSTLTLLPMVLPPTAVGYLLLRLFAADGPFGPQILGFHLNLLLTWKAAVIASGVMAMPLFVRTAQVAFQGVDHRLELMKRTLGFGPVETFLRTTLPLASRGLLAATILGFIRAVSEFGATITVAGNIPFKTQTMASAIFSAQQAGNEEEANILIVLALALGFFSIFATELLARRSPAVGHP from the coding sequence ATGACAGAAAGCACCGCGAGCGCCATTCTTCTGACCCTCAGAGTCGCTTCGGTCGCAACACTGATCGTTTTCGTTCCGGGAATGCTCCTGGCCTATTACTTCGCCCGCCGAAATAGCCCGTTCAGCCGGATCCTTTCCACGTTAACACTTCTGCCGATGGTGCTCCCGCCTACGGCGGTCGGCTACCTCCTGCTCCGCCTCTTCGCCGCCGACGGCCCCTTCGGTCCGCAGATCTTAGGATTTCACTTGAATCTTCTTCTGACGTGGAAAGCCGCAGTCATCGCGTCGGGGGTGATGGCGATGCCTCTCTTCGTCCGCACGGCGCAGGTGGCTTTTCAAGGGGTCGATCACCGTTTGGAACTGATGAAACGAACGCTCGGATTCGGCCCGGTCGAAACCTTTTTGCGAACAACGTTGCCGCTTGCGTCGCGAGGCCTCCTGGCCGCGACGATCCTCGGTTTCATCCGCGCCGTAAGCGAATTCGGCGCGACGATCACCGTGGCCGGGAACATCCCCTTCAAAACGCAGACGATGGCGAGCGCCATCTTTTCCGCTCAACAGGCCGGAAATGAAGAGGAGGCAAACATTCTGATTGTCTTGGCTCTCGCACTCGGCTTCTTTTCGATTTTCGCGACTGAACTCTTGGCGAGGCGCTCCCCCGCCGTGGGGCATCCATGA
- the modC gene encoding molybdenum ABC transporter ATP-binding protein — protein MNSSGSLEAEFTLPLDRFTLDIALETRRHVTGLFGPSGCGKTSFLEVLAGLRRQSAGRIKLGETVWQDSGTKLFLPPEKRGIGYVPQTGLLFPHQTARQNLESGSRRARERGEAVTKVLANVVELLELGSVLERNVQTLSGGERQRVALGRALCSAPKLMLLDEPLAALHQRLRRKILPFLRRVREEFDIPMILVSHDPIEVQALCDDLVVLKDGSIIARGVPREVLLDPVVFPTADVRGFENVIPCTTVISDEWLTVVRLGEPPTGVTLKLPNLSAGSKQVRFVGIPARDILVATQEPKNISARNILPAVIKEVHSLGGYDLIQVSLSEDLPAIAVEVGRPASESLSLKPGRRIFIIIKSMTCTLYEERKSGTDFPDPSHGENSTRLVREAASGTASRDSI, from the coding sequence ATGAACAGCTCCGGATCACTCGAAGCGGAGTTCACGCTTCCGCTCGACCGATTTACGTTGGACATCGCCCTCGAAACCCGGAGGCACGTCACCGGCCTTTTCGGTCCTTCTGGTTGCGGAAAAACCAGTTTTCTCGAGGTCCTTGCCGGCCTACGCCGACAATCGGCTGGTCGCATTAAACTGGGGGAAACCGTTTGGCAAGATTCGGGCACGAAGCTGTTTCTGCCGCCGGAAAAGCGGGGAATCGGTTATGTGCCCCAGACGGGACTTCTCTTCCCCCATCAAACGGCACGGCAGAACCTCGAATCCGGTTCGCGGCGCGCTCGTGAGAGGGGTGAGGCCGTGACAAAAGTGCTCGCCAACGTCGTCGAGCTTCTGGAACTTGGTTCCGTCCTGGAACGCAACGTTCAGACGCTTTCAGGCGGAGAACGGCAGCGGGTCGCGTTGGGTCGAGCGCTCTGCTCCGCGCCGAAGCTGATGCTTCTCGACGAGCCGCTGGCCGCCCTCCATCAGCGGCTCCGACGCAAAATTCTCCCGTTTCTCCGCCGCGTTCGGGAGGAGTTCGACATCCCGATGATTCTCGTCTCGCACGATCCGATTGAAGTCCAGGCCCTCTGCGACGATCTCGTCGTTTTGAAGGACGGATCGATCATCGCACGAGGGGTTCCGCGAGAGGTCCTGCTCGACCCGGTCGTTTTTCCGACGGCCGACGTCCGAGGGTTTGAAAACGTCATCCCGTGCACAACGGTGATCTCCGATGAATGGCTGACGGTGGTCCGCCTCGGAGAGCCGCCGACCGGCGTAACCCTGAAACTTCCCAACCTTTCGGCCGGGTCAAAGCAGGTTCGCTTTGTCGGCATACCCGCCCGGGACATTCTGGTAGCCACGCAAGAGCCCAAGAACATCTCGGCCAGAAATATTTTACCGGCTGTGATTAAGGAAGTGCATTCACTCGGAGGTTACGACTTAATCCAGGTCAGCCTGAGCGAAGATCTGCCCGCCATCGCCGTCGAGGTCGGCCGCCCGGCCAGCGAATCGCTGTCGCTCAAACCGGGCCGGAGAATCTTCATCATCATTAAGTCGATGACCTGCACGTTGTATGAAGAGCGAAAATCGGGAACAGACTTTCCCGACCCATCGCACGGGGAAAATTCAACGCGGCTGGTTAGAGAAGCAGCATCCGGAACCGCATCGCGAGATTCGATTTAA
- a CDS encoding Fic family protein — MKYIHERKNWPKFRWSQERLADELAAVRHRQGRLIGRMEALGFNLRAEAVLQTLTEDVLKSSEIEGERLDREQVRPSIARRLGMDAGALTPADRSVEGVVEMMLNATQKYDTALTIERLFNWHAALFPTGRSGVIRIQVGAWRNDSAGPMQVVSGPIGRERVHYVAPAASRLHREIRAFLAWFNGKKPMDAVLKAGVAHLWFVTLHPFSDGNGRIARAIADMELARSEESPQRFYSMSAQIRVERKAYYDILEATQKGDLDITNWLEWFLGCLGRAIAGAETILESVLKKARFWEIHNSERFNDRQRKVLNRLLDGLEGKLTSSKWAALGKCSQDTASRDIDDLVKRRILTKDAAGGRSTSYSLA, encoded by the coding sequence ATGAAATACATTCATGAGCGAAAGAACTGGCCCAAATTCCGCTGGAGCCAGGAACGGCTGGCCGACGAACTCGCTGCCGTACGCCACCGTCAGGGACGCTTGATCGGGCGAATGGAAGCGCTCGGGTTCAACCTTCGCGCCGAGGCCGTCCTTCAAACTCTCACCGAAGACGTGCTCAAGTCCAGCGAGATTGAAGGTGAGCGGCTGGATCGGGAGCAAGTGCGCCCATCGATCGCCCGCCGCCTCGGTATGGACGCGGGCGCTCTGACGCCCGCCGACCGCAGCGTTGAAGGCGTCGTCGAGATGATGCTGAATGCAACACAGAAATACGATACGGCACTCACGATCGAGCGCTTGTTTAATTGGCACGCCGCCCTGTTTCCGACCGGACGAAGCGGCGTGATCCGCATTCAGGTTGGTGCTTGGCGAAACGACAGTGCAGGTCCAATGCAGGTTGTCTCCGGGCCCATCGGCCGGGAGCGGGTTCACTACGTAGCGCCCGCGGCCAGCCGACTCCATCGCGAGATACGCGCGTTCCTCGCATGGTTCAATGGCAAGAAACCGATGGATGCGGTCTTGAAGGCGGGTGTGGCGCATTTGTGGTTTGTCACCCTTCACCCGTTTAGTGATGGCAACGGCCGGATCGCTCGCGCGATTGCCGACATGGAGCTTGCGCGGTCGGAGGAGAGTCCGCAACGCTTTTACAGTATGTCCGCGCAAATTCGTGTCGAGCGGAAGGCCTATTACGACATTCTGGAAGCGACCCAGAAGGGTGATCTCGATATAACAAACTGGCTCGAATGGTTCTTAGGCTGTCTCGGTCGCGCGATCGCTGGCGCAGAGACAATACTGGAGTCCGTACTCAAGAAGGCACGATTTTGGGAGATCCATAATAGCGAGCGGTTCAATGATCGGCAGAGAAAAGTCCTCAATCGTCTTCTGGATGGACTCGAGGGCAAGCTGACTTCATCAAAATGGGCTGCGCTTGGAAAATGTTCTCAAGATACGGCATCGCGCGATATCGATGATCTCGTGAAACGCAGGATATTGACCAAAGACGCGGCCGGTGGACGCAGTACCAGCTATTCATTGGCGTAA
- a CDS encoding AAA family ATPase encodes MYPRLISPPKGKSFFLFGPRGTGKSTWIVTEFKADLVIDLLDSETYQTLLAQPSRLSQFITGKRPNYVVIDEVQRVPELLNEVHRLIESERLRFVLTGSSARKLKREHANLLGGRAITLKCFPLTALELGKDFQLINSLRWGHLPSIFSESDKRKYLKTYIGTYLREEVLQESRIRNLSAFSRFLEAASFSQGSPLNMSAVAREVGIDRKVIEDYFTILEDLLIGVRLPVFQKRAKRKRISHSKFYYFDVGVFRSLCPQGPLDDTSSLQGIALESLVFQELRALNEYLEWECDLFFWHTQTHEEVDFVLYGSKGFWAIEVKLSQKWRERDLQGLSLFNKEYPEAECYLLYAGSRRWKVGNIQIIPVEMFLRNPKEFVHA; translated from the coding sequence ATGTACCCCAGACTCATTTCTCCCCCAAAGGGGAAAAGCTTTTTTCTCTTCGGCCCCCGGGGGACGGGAAAGTCGACGTGGATCGTGACGGAATTTAAAGCCGATCTGGTCATCGATCTACTTGACTCGGAAACCTATCAAACCCTTCTGGCTCAACCCAGCCGGCTTTCACAGTTCATCACGGGGAAACGACCCAATTATGTCGTGATCGATGAAGTTCAGCGGGTGCCGGAACTTCTCAACGAAGTTCACCGCTTGATCGAAAGCGAGCGTCTCCGGTTTGTTCTAACAGGGTCCAGCGCGAGAAAGTTAAAAAGGGAACATGCCAATCTTCTGGGAGGGCGAGCCATCACGCTCAAATGTTTTCCGCTGACCGCGTTGGAACTTGGAAAGGATTTCCAACTCATCAATTCACTTCGGTGGGGGCATCTTCCAAGCATCTTCTCGGAATCGGACAAAAGGAAGTATCTGAAAACCTATATCGGCACATACCTTCGAGAAGAGGTGCTGCAGGAGAGTAGGATTCGAAATCTCTCCGCTTTTTCCCGTTTTCTGGAAGCGGCGAGTTTCTCTCAGGGTAGCCCTCTCAATATGAGCGCCGTTGCGAGGGAAGTCGGGATCGATCGCAAGGTTATTGAAGATTATTTCACCATTTTGGAAGATCTGCTCATCGGCGTTCGTCTTCCGGTCTTTCAGAAACGGGCCAAACGAAAGCGGATTTCTCATTCAAAATTTTATTATTTTGATGTGGGGGTGTTTCGGTCTCTTTGTCCTCAAGGCCCTCTTGACGACACAAGTTCCCTTCAAGGGATCGCTTTGGAATCGCTTGTTTTCCAGGAACTTCGAGCTCTCAATGAATACCTGGAATGGGAGTGCGATCTTTTCTTCTGGCACACGCAGACCCATGAAGAAGTCGATTTTGTGCTTTACGGATCCAAGGGGTTTTGGGCCATCGAGGTAAAGCTGTCTCAGAAATGGAGAGAGAGGGATCTCCAGGGACTTTCTTTGTTCAACAAAGAGTATCCGGAAGCGGAATGTTATCTTCTGTATGCCGGATCTCGTCGATGGAAGGTTGGAAACATCCAAATCATTCCCGTTGAAATGTTTTTACGAAACCCCAAGGAGTTCGTTCATGCGTGA
- a CDS encoding HEAT repeat domain-containing protein — MRRLGHQITEFGLTQKLLLQLRKGTSDQKSYREKRNALRTEKRLVEEELVDLLYGSNEAREEYIAILKQEKDPFVKREMMGATRRLGPILREELAAPLVASSDPGDRKLGVETLPRIGTQKSIDTLSDRAKNERDPEVQAAAVRALTHFVPERTGKEWADGSTIAPTLRELATNQQNLAIREMAFRGLIAQRHLSPEDREFVETFADHETDPNLKEIALSARRALAARR, encoded by the coding sequence GTGCGACGGCTGGGCCATCAGATCACGGAATTTGGATTAACGCAGAAATTGTTGCTTCAACTGCGAAAGGGAACAAGCGACCAAAAATCATACCGGGAGAAACGGAACGCCCTTCGGACAGAGAAGCGACTCGTCGAGGAAGAATTGGTCGACTTGCTTTACGGATCTAATGAAGCCAGAGAAGAATATATCGCAATCTTGAAACAGGAAAAGGACCCCTTTGTGAAACGAGAAATGATGGGGGCGACCCGTCGGCTCGGCCCTATTCTTCGGGAAGAACTTGCAGCCCCGCTCGTGGCCAGCTCGGACCCGGGCGACCGAAAACTCGGCGTTGAAACTCTCCCCCGTATTGGAACGCAAAAATCGATCGACACCTTGTCGGACCGGGCAAAGAATGAAAGAGACCCGGAAGTACAGGCGGCCGCCGTGCGCGCTCTAACGCACTTCGTTCCGGAGCGGACGGGCAAGGAATGGGCCGACGGTTCGACCATCGCTCCCACACTTCGCGAATTAGCTACGAATCAGCAAAACCTCGCGATTCGAGAAATGGCCTTCCGCGGCCTCATCGCCCAACGGCATTTATCTCCGGAAGATCGAGAATTTGTTGAAACTTTCGCCGATCACGAAACGGACCCGAACCTTAAGGAAATAGCCCTCTCCGCCCGCCGTGCTCTAGCCGCAAGACGGTAG
- a CDS encoding peptidylprolyl isomerase — protein MKNPISLFFLFLLAGVASCSSVQVGGNKGPVVAKVNDQIISEGQLRGRMNPRGISQIPAGEPESAGMKDKNQALNELIDEEVLIQQALKEGVLANSERLRREVMREYFQYKFPVGKEQPTEDEMKAFFESHKGELEKIQVRHILFRPKKPKDPASEEQARRKTEGILAQLRSQGKTPQFSKMARQFSDDETTKDKGGDLSFITQEKVVPAFWDAASKLEGSGAISNVVKTEFGYHIIQMSEDLRGFEPNRGSIRRHLATAKKKQLYDDLLRELRQKAAVKINDDVVASIQVAEAASTAK, from the coding sequence ATGAAGAACCCCATTTCCCTATTTTTCTTGTTCCTTTTGGCAGGTGTCGCGTCGTGCTCTTCCGTACAAGTTGGAGGCAATAAGGGCCCCGTCGTCGCGAAGGTGAACGACCAGATTATCTCCGAAGGACAGTTGCGCGGCCGGATGAACCCCCGAGGGATCAGCCAAATCCCAGCAGGGGAACCAGAAAGTGCCGGTATGAAGGACAAAAATCAAGCGCTTAACGAATTAATCGATGAAGAGGTCTTAATTCAACAAGCGCTAAAAGAAGGAGTTCTGGCTAACTCGGAACGACTTAGACGAGAAGTGATGCGGGAGTATTTTCAATACAAGTTTCCGGTGGGCAAAGAGCAGCCGACCGAAGACGAAATGAAAGCTTTCTTTGAGTCTCATAAGGGCGAATTGGAAAAAATCCAGGTTCGCCACATTTTGTTCAGACCGAAAAAACCGAAGGATCCCGCTTCCGAGGAACAGGCTCGCAGAAAAACCGAGGGGATCCTTGCTCAACTCCGATCTCAAGGAAAGACACCGCAGTTTTCGAAGATGGCGCGTCAGTTTTCCGACGACGAAACGACGAAAGACAAGGGAGGCGACCTTTCCTTCATTACGCAGGAAAAGGTCGTTCCCGCGTTTTGGGATGCCGCTTCGAAACTTGAGGGTTCGGGGGCGATCAGCAACGTTGTCAAGACGGAATTCGGATACCACATCATTCAAATGTCCGAGGATTTGCGCGGCTTCGAACCGAACCGGGGCAGCATTCGGCGGCACCTGGCGACGGCTAAGAAAAAGCAGCTCTACGACGATCTCTTAAGAGAACTTCGCCAAAAGGCTGCCGTAAAAATCAACGATGATGTTGTGGCCAGCATCCAGGTAGCTGAAGCGGCATCTACGGCAAAATAG